The DNA sequence CAAAAGTGGATGAAGAAAAACGACCCCAACGAGGCCAGTATTTCCATGGTTTATGCAACGCTGAACCCTGTGTTGAATCAGTTGGTGGAACTGTATAGAAGTCAGCATAGCTTTTATAAAATATGTAAAACCGTTCGTTCGCAAGTCTATAATGTCGGCCTGTTCGCTCGTATCCTTGAAGAGTTGCAAGCCTATCGCGAGGAGCAAAACATGATGCTTATTTCTGATACTTCAGATTTCCTGAACCGCATTATTTATGGAGAGTCGGGCACTGAGGAAATGGATTTTGCCGACAGCCCCATCCCTCCTTATATCTATGAGCGCGTAGGGACCAAGTATGAGCATTTTCTGATTGATGAGTTTCAGGATACCTCCCTGTTTCAGTGGAAAAATTTCCGCCCTTTGGTGACCAATACGCTGGCTGAGGGCAATGAAAGCCTTGTGGTAGGGGATGTCAAGCAGTCTATTTATCGTTGGCGTGGTGGCGACTGGGAATTGTTGCTGAATAAAATTTATGATGATATTGACCGTGTAAACGATCAAACATTGGACACCAATTGGCGGTCTTACGAGAATATTATCAAATTCAATAACCACCTTTTCGAGACTGCGCCCGCTGTTTTGGGAGATTATTTGGTGAACATGGTCTCAGGTATTGAAGAACTTCCCCATGATGCCCTTGAGCAGGTGAAGCATGGTGCCGAAGATATTGTGAAGGCCTATGAAGGTGCAACACAAAAGGTCAGTGGTCCCAAGCAAAAAAAGCCCATTAAAGGGTTTGCGGAATGCCATTTTCTGGAAATGAGCAAGGAAAGGGTTAATGAAGAAGGGAATTTTAAGGATTTGGTTTTGGATCGGTTGCCAATGGCACTGGAGCGGTATTTTGCACTGGGATATCAACCCAAAGACCTTTCTTTTTTGGTGAGAACCAAACGCGAGGGGCAGAAAATCGCCAATCGCCTGATAGCCTACGGACAGGAGACCAATCAAGAAAAACTTTTTCGGGTCGTTTCTTCCGAGTCGCTATATATCAGCGAGGCCAGCACGGTTCAGTTGCTGGTTTCATGCATGCGGTGGATCAACACCCCCGATGATCGCCATGCGATTGCGCAAGTGGTATATGCGCATGTAAAGGCAAAAGATATTGATGCTGAGCCTCACGAGGCATTTACAGCCAATGTCGATGCGCCAATTTTTCCGCAGGCATTGCGTATACAACGCGCCTATTTTATGAAGTTGCCGCTGTTTGAAATGGCAGAGCAACTGCTGGATGTCCTTGAATTATGCAAGGAAAATACTTCCGTAGGAAATGTTGAAAAAGCCTATGTGATGGGCTTTTTGGATGCCGTGATGGAGTTTAGTCAGGGTGAGTTTGATGACCTGACCGCCTTTTTGGAGTGGTGGGATGAGCGCGGTGTTACCAAGGCAATCCGTATTCCTGATACCCTCGATGCGATGCAAATCATGACGGTTCACAAATCCAAGGGGCTGGAATTTCGCGTGGTGGTGGTGCCTTTCTGCGATTGGGAAATGGATCATTCACCTTACAAGGCGCCAACACTTTGGGCACAATCGGAACTTGCTCCGCTGAATGCCCTGACCCGTGTGCCGATAAAATACTCTTCGAGTCTGCAATTATCGCCTTTCAGTCAGGAATATTTTGCCGAAAAGATGAAAATCAATTTTGATAATCTCAACATTCTTTATGTGGCCACCACGCGTGCAGAAGAAGGCTTGCTGACTTTTAGTCCGCTGGATGGTCTGGATAAGAAGCCCAAGAAAGGAGAAATTCCAAGAACAGAAAAGGTCGTTCATGCGGGAGATTTACTGAGACTTTCTCTTCAGGCACAAAATGATGCGCAGGCCTGGGAAGTGATTGAAAAAGATAGTGTGATTTACCGTAGTGGTGAACCTCAGTTCGAAAAACATGATGAAGCAGTTGGCAAAGATGAGGCCGATATTGAACGGATGAAATTTTTCGATTGGCGACAAAATCGCTTGAAAATTAGCCGTCAGTCAGAAATATTGAATTTGGACTTTTTAGAGACGGAAGAGAAGGTCAATTATGGGGTGCTTGTGCATGATATTCTGTCGAGAATAAAAACGACTGATCAGGTGGATAAGGCGCTTTCGATGGCACGGGTTGAAGGGGAGATTGATCAGCAGGAAGAAATAATGCTGAAAACACAGATTGACAATTTGCTCAAAGATCCTTTGGTCGCTTCTTGGTTTACAGAGCATGTTATCGTGAAAACAGAGGTGCCTGTTTTACCCAAAGATGGCAAAATGATTCGCCTTGACCGTGTAGTGCTTGATGGCGATCAAGCGACGATTATTGATTATAAAACGGGCATTCAAAAAGGACAGGATGTTAGGCAAGTGCAAAATTATATGCAGATGATGGTCGATATGGGATACC is a window from the Persicobacter psychrovividus genome containing:
- a CDS encoding UvrD-helicase domain-containing protein, which translates into the protein MSVQNIYPSESDKKFKVYKAAAGSGKTYTLAKEYIGLAIKGEQAFRFSNILAVTFTNKATQEMKDRMLLFMHRIAKGEEGGMCGDIAENIGLSPEEVQKRCGRELKNILHAYSQFRVTTIDSFFQEVVRAFAKDLGLHGDARIEMDSSAVMDSVVERLVNKLGYDEELTGWMVAFAEEKLNDNERWDFRDGLKKFASSLLSEEFKVFEKPLREDVSDPEKMKRFRDEINAVVKGFEQQMDQLGNKALDIIAAAGLSIEVFPYGTFSFANYFNKVLLTSKDYKPGVRVLAACNEVQKWMKKNDPNEASISMVYATLNPVLNQLVELYRSQHSFYKICKTVRSQVYNVGLFARILEELQAYREEQNMMLISDTSDFLNRIIYGESGTEEMDFADSPIPPYIYERVGTKYEHFLIDEFQDTSLFQWKNFRPLVTNTLAEGNESLVVGDVKQSIYRWRGGDWELLLNKIYDDIDRVNDQTLDTNWRSYENIIKFNNHLFETAPAVLGDYLVNMVSGIEELPHDALEQVKHGAEDIVKAYEGATQKVSGPKQKKPIKGFAECHFLEMSKERVNEEGNFKDLVLDRLPMALERYFALGYQPKDLSFLVRTKREGQKIANRLIAYGQETNQEKLFRVVSSESLYISEASTVQLLVSCMRWINTPDDRHAIAQVVYAHVKAKDIDAEPHEAFTANVDAPIFPQALRIQRAYFMKLPLFEMAEQLLDVLELCKENTSVGNVEKAYVMGFLDAVMEFSQGEFDDLTAFLEWWDERGVTKAIRIPDTLDAMQIMTVHKSKGLEFRVVVVPFCDWEMDHSPYKAPTLWAQSELAPLNALTRVPIKYSSSLQLSPFSQEYFAEKMKINFDNLNILYVATTRAEEGLLTFSPLDGLDKKPKKGEIPRTEKVVHAGDLLRLSLQAQNDAQAWEVIEKDSVIYRSGEPQFEKHDEAVGKDEADIERMKFFDWRQNRLKISRQSEILNLDFLETEEKVNYGVLVHDILSRIKTTDQVDKALSMARVEGEIDQQEEIMLKTQIDNLLKDPLVASWFTEHVIVKTEVPVLPKDGKMIRLDRVVLDGDQATIIDYKTGIQKGQDVRQVQNYMQMMVDMGYQQVKGYLLYLHDGKTKEVFIKSASDSKQLPLF